From the Halanaerobiales bacterium genome, one window contains:
- a CDS encoding ClpX C4-type zinc finger protein, with protein MFKFGDEKGQLKCSFCGKSQDQVKKLVAGPGVYICDECIELCNEIIEEELNDDLEFTLQSIPKPKEIKDILDQYVIGQERAKKTLSVAVYNHYKRVNSD; from the coding sequence ATGTTCAAGTTTGGTGATGAAAAAGGACAATTGAAGTGTTCATTTTGTGGTAAATCACAGGACCAGGTAAAAAAATTAGTAGCTGGCCCTGGGGTATACATTTGTGATGAATGTATAGAATTATGTAATGAAATTATTGAAGAAGAATTAAATGATGATTTAGAATTCACCTTACAAAGTATTCCAAAACCAAAAGAAATTAAAGATATTCTTGACCAATATGTTATTGGTCAGGAAAGAGCCAAAAAAACTCTATCAGTAGCAGTTTATAATCATTATAAACGTGTAAATTCTGATA